A single genomic interval of Mucilaginibacter robiniae harbors:
- a CDS encoding subtype B tannase, translating to MKLSMFKKAALVPALLFPFASMSQGLTFNPQNYTVQEIAVNGKQMKVRAYEHVVYVAKPVDTVYQQMNIYIPEAYFNKGSINGYTAQTAPIFFPNQVGGYMPGRPGTAINAGRGPGPGGPAGMPPGGMPAGGMPPGGPGSNMGPGGNRVSTIAAALLNGYVVASPGARGRPTKDEKGIYTGKAPAAIVDLKAAVRYLKFNDKLMPGDASKIISNGTSAGGALSALLGATGNNKDYEPYLKAIGAADASDDIFAVSAYCPITNLDHADMAYEWQFNSVNTYKKINISMLDYKVQRTETAGELSSKEQVVSAQLKVLFPAYVNSLQLKGKQGQLLQLDKDGNGSFKNWVKSYVIASAQKVLDSGKDLSALKWLTITGGKVTGLDFDGYVHYMERMKTPPAFDALNLSTGENQLFGTATVDKAHFTKFSADNSAVKAVTADAIVVKMMNPMDYIGRADTKTSAHWRIRHGTKDKDTGLAVSVMLATLLQNKGYDVNLELPWDRPHSGDYDQNELFSWIDGISK from the coding sequence ATGAAATTATCAATGTTTAAAAAAGCAGCTTTAGTGCCTGCTTTATTATTTCCATTCGCATCAATGTCACAAGGACTAACATTTAACCCTCAAAACTATACCGTGCAAGAAATTGCTGTAAACGGGAAGCAAATGAAGGTGCGTGCCTACGAGCATGTGGTGTATGTGGCAAAACCGGTAGATACGGTTTACCAGCAGATGAACATATATATACCCGAAGCTTATTTTAACAAAGGCAGCATCAATGGCTATACGGCCCAAACAGCACCCATCTTTTTTCCGAATCAGGTTGGTGGCTATATGCCGGGGCGTCCGGGAACAGCAATTAACGCTGGTAGGGGGCCTGGTCCGGGTGGGCCAGCAGGAATGCCTCCGGGGGGGATGCCTGCTGGAGGTATGCCACCGGGTGGGCCCGGCAGTAATATGGGGCCTGGAGGTAACCGGGTATCAACTATTGCTGCTGCTTTATTAAATGGTTATGTAGTGGCATCGCCAGGCGCACGTGGCCGACCCACCAAAGATGAAAAAGGGATTTACACAGGTAAAGCACCTGCGGCAATAGTAGACCTGAAAGCGGCTGTGCGGTATTTGAAGTTTAACGACAAACTAATGCCCGGAGACGCATCAAAGATCATATCGAACGGTACCAGTGCCGGCGGCGCTTTGTCTGCGCTATTAGGTGCAACTGGTAACAACAAGGATTACGAGCCCTATCTCAAAGCTATCGGTGCGGCCGATGCAAGTGATGACATTTTTGCAGTTTCGGCTTACTGCCCAATTACTAACCTCGATCATGCTGACATGGCCTATGAGTGGCAGTTTAATAGCGTAAATACCTATAAAAAGATCAATATCAGTATGCTTGATTATAAAGTGCAGCGTACAGAAACGGCAGGCGAACTGAGTTCAAAAGAGCAGGTGGTTTCCGCACAATTAAAAGTCCTGTTTCCAGCTTATGTTAATAGCTTGCAATTAAAAGGAAAACAAGGGCAGTTATTGCAATTAGATAAAGATGGAAATGGCAGCTTTAAAAATTGGGTTAAATCTTATGTGATTGCATCTGCGCAGAAAGTGTTAGATTCAGGAAAAGACCTCTCTGCATTAAAATGGTTGACGATTACGGGTGGAAAAGTGACCGGCCTTGATTTTGATGGTTATGTGCATTATATGGAGCGGATGAAAACGCCGCCCGCTTTTGATGCCTTAAACCTCTCTACCGGCGAAAATCAGTTATTTGGTACGGCAACAGTTGATAAAGCACACTTCACCAAATTCTCTGCAGATAATTCAGCTGTAAAAGCAGTAACTGCTGATGCTATTGTAGTTAAAATGATGAACCCGATGGACTATATTGGCCGGGCTGATACCAAAACTTCTGCTCATTGGCGAATTCGTCATGGCACGAAGGACAAAGACACAGGACTTGCCGTATCTGTCATGTTAGCCACCTTGCTGCAGAACAAAGGTTACGATGTTAACTTAGAATTGCCCTGGGACAGACCCCATAGCGGCGACTATGATCAGAATGAACTCTTTAGTTGGATAGATGGAATCAGTAAATAG
- a CDS encoding winged helix-turn-helix transcriptional regulator: MKNYYCSLHLTMDMIGNKWKPLILFHLLAGPQRSGALQRSVPEISNKMFTQTIRELERDHLLTRTVHPVVPPHVEYELTDLGRSLEDILKELDNWGKKLMP; the protein is encoded by the coding sequence ATGAAAAATTATTACTGTAGCCTTCACCTGACGATGGATATGATCGGCAACAAGTGGAAACCGCTGATTCTGTTCCATTTACTGGCTGGTCCGCAACGCTCGGGCGCCTTGCAACGCTCCGTGCCGGAGATTTCCAATAAAATGTTTACCCAAACCATAAGAGAGCTGGAACGGGATCACTTGCTGACACGAACAGTTCACCCCGTCGTACCACCGCATGTAGAATATGAGCTGACCGATTTGGGAAGATCATTGGAGGATATCCTGAAAGAGCTGGATAACTGGGGCAAGAAACTGATGCCGTAA
- a CDS encoding ATP-binding protein, whose protein sequence is MDALMANANTATQELQWFSTVIAARGAISFNNDKAQPQVASILPPDVSQDASPYAAIIRQFNMGHAERFVLILALVPHLQPELLDILLMKNSATDHPFTQLGGQKGAHGGYLPTGETAVFLLAGNDLQQRYQLLQLFDEEHFFHKHNFLQLQPVNAGEPRLAGLLTPSAEYLALLTTGKAFKPNFTANFPAKRLTTGMEWQDLVVSHHVMAELEELKTWLQHGPALLHDWGFAGKVKPGFRVLFSGPPGTGKTLTAALLGKWAGMDVYRIDLSMVVSKFIGETEKNLANVFDMAENKNWILFFDEADALFGKRTNVGDAHDRHANQEVSYLLQRIEDYNGLIVLATNFKNNVDEAFARRFQVMIDFQKPDEHQRLQLWKNAFTPPCQLAVDVSLPKLAAEYPITGASIMNVLRFCSLRALGRGNTEIILPDIKQAIRKEMHKEGKALF, encoded by the coding sequence GTGGATGCACTGATGGCTAATGCTAATACAGCAACTCAAGAACTGCAATGGTTTTCGACTGTGATTGCAGCCCGTGGCGCTATCTCGTTTAACAACGATAAGGCTCAGCCGCAGGTTGCCAGCATTTTGCCGCCGGATGTAAGTCAGGATGCATCACCCTATGCTGCAATTATACGGCAGTTTAACATGGGGCATGCAGAGCGCTTTGTGCTTATCCTGGCGCTGGTGCCCCACCTGCAGCCTGAATTGCTGGATATACTGCTGATGAAAAATTCGGCTACTGACCATCCGTTTACCCAGTTAGGTGGGCAGAAAGGCGCACATGGCGGTTACTTGCCTACAGGCGAAACGGCGGTGTTCCTGCTGGCCGGCAATGACCTGCAACAGCGTTACCAGTTGTTACAGTTGTTTGATGAAGAACACTTTTTTCACAAACATAACTTCCTTCAATTGCAGCCGGTTAACGCCGGAGAGCCGCGCTTAGCCGGATTACTTACTCCTTCAGCAGAATACCTGGCCTTACTGACCACCGGGAAAGCTTTTAAACCCAATTTTACCGCCAACTTCCCGGCCAAGCGGCTCACCACTGGTATGGAGTGGCAGGACCTGGTGGTATCACACCATGTTATGGCCGAGTTGGAAGAGCTCAAGACCTGGCTACAGCATGGCCCTGCCTTACTGCACGATTGGGGCTTTGCCGGCAAGGTAAAGCCTGGCTTCCGGGTATTGTTTTCCGGTCCGCCAGGTACGGGCAAAACGCTAACGGCTGCACTGCTAGGTAAATGGGCGGGTATGGACGTGTACCGTATCGACTTATCCATGGTGGTATCCAAGTTTATCGGCGAAACAGAGAAAAACCTGGCGAACGTATTTGACATGGCGGAGAACAAGAACTGGATTCTGTTTTTTGATGAAGCTGATGCCCTGTTTGGCAAGCGCACTAACGTGGGTGATGCCCACGACCGCCATGCTAACCAGGAAGTGAGCTACCTGTTGCAGCGCATTGAAGATTATAATGGTTTGATTGTACTGGCTACCAACTTTAAAAACAATGTGGACGAAGCCTTCGCCCGCCGCTTCCAAGTCATGATAGATTTTCAAAAACCGGATGAGCATCAACGGCTGCAGTTGTGGAAAAATGCCTTTACGCCACCCTGCCAGTTAGCTGTCGATGTTAGCCTGCCTAAACTGGCGGCTGAGTACCCCATTACCGGCGCTTCCATTATGAATGTACTGCGCTTTTGCAGCCTGCGGGCTTTAGGACGCGGCAACACCGAAATTATTTTGCCCGATATAAAACAGGCCATACGCAAGGAAATGCATAAAGAGGGCAAAGCTTTGTTTTAG
- a CDS encoding lactoylglutathione lyase family protein, whose amino-acid sequence METFKAYPKAFSHIGITVPDIHAAVQFYTEVMGWYLIMPPSVVTEETDSAIGVMCIDVFGKGWGHFEIAHLSTSDGIGIEMFSFPKGTKEAPAFSPFNTGLFHFCIQDPDIEGLVEKIVAHGGKQRMPIRSYYPDEKPYRMCYVEDPFGIVFEVYSHSYELTYSSGAYTK is encoded by the coding sequence ATGGAAACATTTAAAGCATACCCCAAAGCATTTTCCCATATCGGCATCACCGTCCCTGATATTCATGCTGCCGTTCAGTTTTACACCGAAGTAATGGGCTGGTACCTGATTATGCCACCCAGCGTAGTGACTGAGGAAACAGATTCAGCTATTGGCGTAATGTGTATCGATGTATTTGGCAAAGGCTGGGGCCATTTCGAGATAGCGCACCTTTCTACCTCAGACGGCATCGGCATCGAGATGTTTTCTTTTCCCAAAGGCACGAAAGAAGCACCTGCTTTCAGTCCTTTTAATACCGGCCTTTTTCACTTTTGTATTCAGGATCCGGATATTGAAGGTTTGGTGGAAAAGATTGTAGCACATGGCGGTAAGCAGCGCATGCCAATCCGTTCTTATTACCCCGATGAAAAGCCTTACCGGATGTGCTATGTGGAAGACCCGTTTGGTATTGTATTCGAAGTCTACAGTCATAGTTATGAACTGACCTATTCCTCCGGCGCTTATACCAAATAG
- a CDS encoding contractile injection system tape measure protein, protein MSYYSIGRQMFDVNFSQQSQAHQLQDKLSKVFNQQLTHAITSLFDRLIAEDIILQIDQLVIDAGRVDYNDIEKDLTSNIIAALERELTIFLNDQQNTPLRLLPSRNNRVTGNYISVIEYFLLYGTLPWWSRGLKIQPVEDILIYLYQAKAADLKALLLQIGRYDTVQKRMAMQLPVEHIKELIKLLEPGDAEFIFRYHHQITLTQQKQSIIHDHGGHFEKIVWRFILNTLLPSVSGYFNRKMFVKANIAQLAAYYNVSYQELLNVLYNASKVKYIVVGQLELLSLVDNLWEEDCNEKNELSLLAAAKSLTGRTTELYDHLQAIHYYLKNGSLPGTWKAYDKPALNKHLMEAINQAPRSVSAMLDRWEYDSMTAENAISLLNTPGIISLITLKEPSHAEFLIHYQDMVVQAHHKQQLVSVPQQQYADLVWTLILNYVFDRRGSEFNRKSFLESNLHGIARHYNIKFQDLISSLKEMAKGTVYTPFMDTFFSVLTQLSLTDSRLSQPKSSIESNEPIRNTNQETASAQQLRDVLIYWLNYQKLPWWYRHQHKQVQAIFADLLHKGNRQYLIHLLKFAGSSATAIHLLIEEIAYENLLKAINYLPDGNSAVTHSNDLFSILSTTLIRNDAQHSTLKKILLHGLLAAYNGAGYQSFATTTFLDYILTQVTNWFTIKKSFIHAAISNSISKNIVYEYWKPSVTTLAKEAENYHFTGVDLPVRIREWITAVLGTYQTVLASTARQSWFEQELLHAISVYLTYDELPLSLIINGISTDEAIRYIITLLWPDYRMQIYNLLRQAYHLTAQEYVHRLIISAAGNINANTQSPDNARAPATAGYLNQTTNGLGGNNDWVKKLSAKLPDTAINWLNGATAEHNISKASANQTYQEQLLRALIYFLNYGKLPPGLSLNQQQTDAFLQYIVTALLSTYRIQIQSSFEKSANIQAKMRLHNIFALAKGRDNEQVKAFLETYLGHDLLMYLKHVAPAYNSDMREDFLQWLQLLPEGHPAIKALWPEILHQPSMLNFIRVHYSDEQVYRLLVAVHQLSTGMVDFLKDIQRILSALTNQSDQNLLSSSLRGFNLKYLLSKGNHISYEEYIQYLFKYFDDYLYMLSAEQMKSAIHNELNNMVVTANCKQVLPLLQNQLQKELVQIQSKADVVAELNKLQELPPIINREDMTNELNQTTASSSSKEELPAFSLPDNQSFAITNAGLVILHPFLSVFFSRLGMTTNGAFIDHTQQQRAVHLLQYLVDGTTDKPEEDLLLNKVMAGLPPEETIPARIELTATEINTTTELFKVLFTHWDKMKNASVENFRASFLQRNGTLIFQDGIWQLSVEPRGYDILLQTLPWGLNMVKAAWMKTMLTIEWRQV, encoded by the coding sequence ATGTCTTATTACTCCATCGGCCGGCAAATGTTTGATGTAAATTTTAGCCAGCAAAGTCAAGCGCACCAGTTACAGGATAAGTTGAGCAAAGTATTCAATCAACAGCTAACCCATGCTATAACCTCATTGTTTGACCGGCTCATTGCCGAAGACATCATACTGCAGATAGACCAGTTAGTGATTGATGCCGGTCGTGTAGATTATAATGATATTGAAAAAGACTTAACCAGTAATATTATAGCCGCTTTAGAACGCGAGCTAACCATTTTTCTGAATGATCAGCAAAATACACCGCTACGCCTTCTGCCCAGCCGCAACAACCGGGTTACGGGAAATTACATCAGCGTTATTGAATACTTTCTGCTGTACGGAACGTTACCGTGGTGGAGCAGAGGATTAAAAATACAACCTGTTGAAGATATATTAATTTACCTCTATCAAGCCAAAGCCGCTGACCTTAAAGCACTGTTGTTACAGATAGGCAGATACGATACGGTTCAGAAGCGAATGGCTATGCAACTGCCCGTTGAGCACATTAAAGAATTAATTAAGCTATTGGAACCGGGTGATGCTGAGTTTATTTTTCGTTACCATCATCAGATCACACTTACGCAGCAAAAACAAAGTATTATACATGACCACGGCGGGCACTTTGAAAAGATAGTATGGCGATTTATCCTTAATACATTGCTTCCTTCTGTTTCAGGTTACTTTAACCGGAAAATGTTTGTCAAGGCTAACATTGCCCAGTTAGCTGCTTATTACAATGTCTCTTATCAGGAATTATTGAATGTTCTGTACAACGCTAGTAAAGTAAAATACATAGTTGTAGGGCAACTTGAACTTCTTAGCCTGGTTGATAACTTATGGGAGGAAGATTGTAATGAGAAAAATGAGTTATCTTTATTGGCAGCTGCGAAAAGCCTGACCGGTCGGACAACGGAGCTATACGATCATCTTCAGGCTATACATTATTATTTAAAAAATGGCTCGCTGCCAGGTACCTGGAAAGCTTATGACAAACCTGCATTGAACAAACACCTGATGGAAGCAATTAATCAAGCTCCCCGTTCAGTGAGTGCCATGCTTGATCGTTGGGAATATGATAGCATGACGGCTGAAAATGCGATTTCCTTATTAAATACTCCTGGTATTATCAGCCTAATTACGCTTAAAGAACCTTCACATGCCGAATTTTTGATTCATTATCAAGACATGGTTGTTCAGGCACATCATAAGCAGCAATTAGTCAGCGTACCGCAGCAGCAGTACGCCGATTTGGTCTGGACTCTAATTCTCAATTATGTATTTGACAGGCGTGGTTCGGAGTTCAACCGGAAAAGTTTTCTTGAAAGCAACTTGCATGGAATAGCTAGACATTATAATATCAAATTTCAGGACCTGATTTCAAGTCTTAAAGAAATGGCAAAGGGTACGGTATATACACCATTTATGGATACCTTTTTTTCCGTACTGACTCAGCTTTCTTTAACCGACTCACGCCTATCCCAGCCGAAATCAAGCATAGAAAGCAATGAACCTATCCGAAACACTAACCAGGAAACGGCATCTGCACAGCAATTAAGGGATGTGCTAATCTACTGGCTTAATTATCAAAAGCTGCCCTGGTGGTACCGTCATCAGCATAAGCAGGTGCAGGCAATCTTTGCCGATCTGCTTCATAAAGGCAACCGGCAGTATCTGATTCATCTGTTAAAATTTGCAGGTAGTTCGGCTACAGCAATCCACTTGCTTATTGAGGAAATTGCCTATGAGAATTTGTTAAAAGCCATCAATTATTTGCCGGATGGTAACTCTGCAGTCACCCATTCTAACGACCTTTTCTCAATTTTAAGCACAACGCTAATCCGGAATGATGCACAGCATAGTACGCTTAAAAAAATTCTGCTGCATGGATTATTGGCTGCCTATAATGGTGCCGGGTACCAAAGCTTTGCTACAACAACATTCTTAGACTACATTTTAACACAGGTAACTAACTGGTTTACGATTAAAAAAAGCTTCATCCATGCTGCTATAAGTAATTCTATTTCCAAGAACATTGTGTATGAATATTGGAAACCATCCGTTACCACATTAGCTAAAGAAGCGGAGAACTACCATTTTACAGGTGTCGATTTGCCTGTGAGAATACGGGAGTGGATTACGGCTGTTTTAGGCACCTATCAAACGGTTTTAGCCTCCACGGCAAGGCAGTCGTGGTTTGAACAAGAACTCCTGCATGCCATTAGTGTATACCTGACTTATGACGAACTGCCATTATCCTTAATAATTAACGGGATAAGTACCGATGAAGCTATAAGATATATCATAACTTTATTATGGCCTGATTACCGGATGCAGATATACAATTTGTTGAGGCAAGCGTATCATTTAACAGCTCAAGAATATGTTCATCGTCTAATCATCAGTGCTGCCGGAAACATTAATGCAAATACGCAATCGCCGGATAATGCGCGCGCACCGGCTACGGCTGGTTACTTAAACCAAACCACGAATGGTTTAGGTGGTAATAACGATTGGGTTAAAAAGCTATCTGCTAAGCTGCCTGATACAGCCATTAACTGGCTTAATGGGGCTACGGCTGAACATAACATCAGCAAAGCAAGCGCTAACCAAACCTACCAGGAACAGTTGCTGCGTGCTTTAATTTATTTCTTGAATTACGGTAAGCTGCCGCCAGGGCTGAGCCTAAATCAGCAGCAGACAGATGCATTCTTGCAATACATTGTTACTGCGCTGCTGTCAACATACAGGATACAAATACAGTCATCATTTGAAAAATCTGCCAACATACAAGCGAAAATGCGCTTGCACAATATTTTCGCTTTGGCTAAAGGCCGTGATAATGAACAAGTGAAGGCGTTTCTGGAAACCTATTTAGGCCATGATTTATTAATGTACTTAAAGCACGTTGCTCCTGCTTACAACAGCGATATGCGCGAAGATTTTCTTCAATGGCTTCAGTTGTTGCCCGAAGGTCATCCTGCAATAAAAGCATTATGGCCAGAAATTCTACATCAGCCCAGTATGCTAAACTTTATAAGGGTACATTATTCTGACGAGCAAGTGTACCGCTTATTAGTAGCGGTTCACCAGCTAAGTACTGGCATGGTCGACTTTTTAAAAGATATCCAGCGTATTTTATCAGCCTTGACCAATCAGTCTGATCAAAACTTGCTTTCCAGCAGCTTGCGCGGGTTCAATTTAAAGTACTTATTAAGCAAGGGTAATCACATAAGTTATGAAGAGTATATACAGTACTTGTTCAAATATTTTGACGATTACCTATACATGCTGTCTGCCGAACAGATGAAGTCGGCCATCCACAATGAACTAAATAATATGGTAGTAACAGCAAATTGTAAACAGGTATTACCACTACTCCAAAATCAGCTGCAAAAAGAACTGGTACAAATACAAAGCAAAGCTGACGTAGTAGCAGAATTGAATAAACTGCAAGAGTTACCCCCGATAATAAATAGAGAAGATATGACTAATGAATTAAATCAAACCACAGCGAGCAGTTCATCAAAAGAGGAATTGCCTGCTTTCAGCTTACCGGATAACCAAAGCTTTGCTATCACGAATGCGGGATTGGTTATTCTTCATCCCTTTTTAAGCGTTTTCTTTAGCCGTTTAGGAATGACAACTAATGGGGCATTTATCGACCACACGCAGCAACAACGCGCAGTACACCTGCTGCAATACCTGGTAGATGGTACTACAGATAAGCCAGAGGAAGATTTACTGCTTAATAAAGTAATGGCTGGCTTGCCGCCCGAAGAAACCATACCTGCCCGAATTGAACTGACGGCTACGGAGATCAACACAACAACCGAATTGTTCAAAGTACTTTTTACACATTGGGATAAAATGAAAAATGCTTCTGTCGAAAATTTCAGGGCATCTTTTTTACAACGCAATGGTACCCTAATTTTTCAGGATGGAATTTGGCAGCTTTCGGTAGAGCCACGCGGGTACGATATACTGTTACAAACGCTGCCCTGGGGCCTCAATATGGTAAAAGCCGCATGGATGAAGACGATGTTAACGATAGAATGGAGACAAGTTTAA
- a CDS encoding dipeptidase, which translates to MKKTPPKANQSRRNFLTAIGSTGAAFLCSPLVSWIIQENLDPRVAGIVARTIGVDTHNHIDVPLTATELPGPDIDLIREMKASGLTAICMTFALDYQRLTEPGQVWERFQNGLTAMDEQLEKSGLRRALNLKDLENAHNKHQPTVIQSVEGGHFLEGKLERLQEAYSRGLRHLTLLHDSDASVPLGDVYTNAPKLGGLTAFGADVIKECNRLGILIDLAHANTATTAAALKATTHPVMISHMGLDTQLGSDPHMAQMMKPRLIGKQQAKMIADAGGIIGVWTHLADSPLEYARNIRALVDVIGIDHVCLGTDTKLTPAYRVGGFGPKRLDNAGEPGKQPVSPTAEDRNGDTRSGQIKGRVGERTSNAWAGQQEGFYYLVVDAMLQTGFTEKEIEKIGGRNFCRVFNAVTKGR; encoded by the coding sequence ATGAAAAAAACACCACCAAAAGCAAACCAATCCAGGCGCAATTTTCTAACCGCAATAGGTTCAACCGGGGCGGCATTCCTATGCAGTCCGCTGGTTTCCTGGATTATTCAGGAGAATCTCGATCCAAGGGTCGCGGGCATTGTAGCCCGTACCATTGGTGTTGACACGCATAACCATATCGATGTTCCCCTCACTGCTACTGAACTGCCAGGCCCTGATATAGATCTGATTCGTGAAATGAAAGCTTCAGGCTTAACTGCCATTTGCATGACATTCGCACTGGATTATCAACGGCTCACTGAGCCAGGGCAAGTTTGGGAGCGCTTTCAAAACGGGCTCACCGCAATGGATGAGCAACTTGAAAAGAGTGGTTTGAGACGGGCTTTGAACCTGAAGGATTTGGAAAATGCACATAATAAGCATCAGCCAACGGTTATCCAATCCGTAGAAGGCGGGCATTTCCTGGAAGGCAAGCTGGAAAGGTTGCAGGAAGCATATAGCCGTGGCCTACGCCACCTGACATTGCTCCATGACAGTGACGCCTCTGTACCCTTGGGGGATGTATACACAAATGCTCCAAAGTTAGGTGGCTTAACGGCTTTTGGTGCAGATGTGATCAAAGAATGTAATCGCCTGGGTATTTTGATCGACCTGGCTCATGCCAATACAGCAACAACTGCAGCTGCATTAAAAGCAACCACTCATCCGGTGATGATCTCACATATGGGCTTAGATACCCAACTTGGATCCGACCCTCACATGGCGCAGATGATGAAGCCCAGGCTGATTGGTAAACAACAGGCCAAAATGATTGCTGACGCTGGTGGCATTATCGGTGTCTGGACGCACCTGGCAGATTCTCCATTAGAATATGCCAGGAATATCAGAGCCTTAGTAGATGTTATCGGTATAGATCATGTTTGCTTGGGTACCGATACCAAATTAACACCTGCTTACCGGGTTGGAGGATTTGGTCCTAAACGATTAGATAATGCCGGAGAACCAGGCAAACAGCCGGTCTCTCCTACGGCCGAAGACCGGAACGGCGATACCCGAAGCGGACAAATCAAAGGCCGGGTGGGTGAACGCACCAGCAATGCCTGGGCAGGACAGCAGGAAGGATTTTATTATTTAGTGGTAGATGCGATGCTTCAAACCGGCTTTACAGAAAAAGAAATCGAAAAAATTGGCGGGAGAAACTTCTGCCGGGTATTCAACGCAGTTACAAAAGGACGTTAG
- a CDS encoding beta-propeller fold lactonase family protein: MKVLKKLLLILGMLYAGFAQAQSGRYVLVLSKGEKKMWVLDYQTLALITKIPVGEDPHEIELSTDQKTAYVSNAVIAGTGHIINVIDLQKLQTVKDIDTRPFYVPHGMAFHQDTLWFTAQSSKAVIAYDLKQDKPVQVLGTGQDFTHLIRLTPDAKTFYTTNVESGTVSIYEKRLIPPYMPPTGVLPAHAKQRLEWRQTLVDVGIGAEGFDVSADGKELWTARPDGKIVIVDLVAKKAKATIDTHVSGLHRLGITPDGKTVCIVSVKTGNLLYYNAATHQLEQKTNLGQGAGIYMDKGKNRMFVSCTPNNYVSVIDLASRKEIKRIPVGRPDGIKSTEMK; this comes from the coding sequence ATGAAAGTATTAAAGAAACTACTTCTTATACTCGGTATGTTATACGCTGGTTTTGCCCAGGCACAAAGCGGCAGGTATGTACTGGTACTGTCCAAAGGCGAAAAGAAAATGTGGGTGCTCGATTACCAAACACTTGCCTTGATTACTAAAATCCCCGTTGGCGAAGACCCGCACGAAATTGAACTATCGACAGATCAGAAGACGGCCTACGTATCCAATGCGGTTATTGCTGGCACTGGCCATATCATCAATGTTATTGACCTGCAAAAATTGCAAACGGTAAAGGACATCGATACGCGGCCGTTCTATGTACCGCATGGCATGGCTTTTCACCAAGACACTTTATGGTTTACTGCCCAGAGCTCCAAGGCTGTGATTGCATATGACTTAAAACAGGACAAACCGGTGCAGGTGCTGGGTACCGGGCAGGATTTTACGCATCTGATCCGTTTAACGCCCGATGCCAAAACGTTTTACACCACTAATGTGGAATCTGGCACCGTGAGTATTTATGAAAAACGGCTGATCCCACCATATATGCCGCCGACCGGCGTACTGCCCGCTCATGCCAAACAAAGGTTGGAATGGCGGCAGACATTGGTCGATGTTGGGATTGGCGCTGAAGGGTTCGATGTATCGGCAGATGGTAAGGAATTGTGGACGGCAAGACCGGATGGCAAGATCGTCATTGTTGACCTGGTTGCTAAAAAAGCGAAGGCTACCATTGATACGCATGTTTCGGGCCTGCACCGCCTTGGGATTACGCCGGATGGTAAGACCGTTTGCATAGTGAGCGTAAAAACAGGCAACCTGTTATACTATAACGCAGCAACGCACCAACTGGAACAGAAAACAAACCTGGGTCAGGGCGCAGGCATTTACATGGACAAGGGTAAAAACCGGATGTTTGTTTCCTGTACGCCCAATAACTATGTATCAGTGATTGATCTGGCCAGCAGAAAAGAAATTAAGAGAATTCCTGTCGGAAGGCCTGACGGAATTAAATCTACAGAGATGAAATAA